One Nocardia iowensis DNA window includes the following coding sequences:
- the rho gene encoding transcription termination factor Rho: MTDTDLLATPGVESNPTSPGDSESDSGQISKMSEQTDVARSGLTGMLLPQLRALAGELGIRGTSGMRKGDLIAAIKENQAGKPAKGEKPEGGQAKSAVSAKADTPANAEAQATASAPARAEQGTLDVAPAPAKETPVAEAAAPAKESAPVNSAPAEATPSTAPESTEDSGRESGQRGRGRQRRGRDQARSGGGETASADARGDEPKQDTEQGERRRERNQSGERNQSERTQTNERTQSGERNQGERTQSGERGQSGERQSSDRGQSGERNNQNGNGGGNAGGGRNDRNNTRGDDDEEGGRGRRGRRFRERRRGRDREPGSGGGEARELEIREDDVLQPVAGILDVLDNYAFVRTSGYLAGPNDVYVSMNLVRKNGLRRGDAITGAVRAPRDGEQSNQRQKFDPLVRLDTVNGGEVEAAKRRPEFSKLTPLYPNQRLRLETQPNKLTTRVIDLIMPIGKGQRALIVSPPKAGKTTIMQDIANAIAINNPEVYLMVVLVDERPEEVTDMQRSVKGEVIASTFDRPPSDHTSVAELAIERAKRLVEMGKDVVVLLDSITRLGRAYNNSSPASGRILSGGVDSTALYPPKRFLGAARNIENGGSLTIIATAMVETGSTGDTVIFEEFKGTGNAELKLDRKIAERRVFPAVDVNPSGTRKDELLLNPDEAAVLHKLRRVLSGLDSHQAIDLLIDRLKKSKNNLEFLMQVSKTAPGALDE, translated from the coding sequence GTGACAGATACGGACCTGCTCGCCACACCCGGGGTGGAATCCAACCCAACATCTCCGGGCGACAGCGAAAGTGACTCCGGACAGATTTCGAAGATGAGCGAACAAACCGACGTCGCACGATCGGGGCTGACTGGAATGTTGTTGCCGCAGTTGCGCGCGCTCGCGGGGGAGCTCGGTATCCGAGGCACCTCCGGAATGCGCAAAGGCGATTTGATCGCCGCAATCAAGGAAAATCAGGCCGGTAAACCGGCCAAGGGTGAAAAGCCCGAAGGGGGACAGGCCAAGTCCGCGGTTTCCGCCAAGGCCGACACACCCGCTAATGCGGAAGCTCAGGCCACCGCGTCTGCACCCGCTCGGGCAGAGCAGGGGACCCTCGATGTAGCTCCCGCCCCGGCGAAGGAAACTCCGGTTGCCGAAGCCGCGGCTCCGGCAAAGGAATCCGCTCCGGTGAACTCGGCCCCGGCCGAGGCCACACCGTCCACCGCGCCCGAATCCACCGAGGATTCCGGCCGGGAGAGCGGTCAGCGTGGGCGTGGTCGGCAGCGGCGCGGCCGTGACCAGGCGCGATCCGGCGGCGGCGAGACCGCGTCGGCCGATGCGCGTGGTGACGAGCCGAAGCAGGACACCGAGCAGGGCGAGCGGCGCCGCGAGCGCAATCAGTCGGGCGAGCGGAACCAGTCCGAGCGCACTCAGACGAACGAGCGCACGCAGTCCGGTGAGCGCAATCAGGGCGAGCGCACGCAGTCCGGTGAGCGTGGCCAGTCGGGTGAGCGTCAGTCGAGTGACCGTGGTCAGTCGGGTGAGCGCAACAACCAGAACGGCAACGGCGGCGGAAACGCCGGCGGTGGCCGCAACGACCGCAACAACACCCGCGGTGACGACGACGAAGAAGGCGGTCGCGGCCGGCGGGGACGCCGATTCCGTGAGCGTCGTCGTGGTCGCGACCGTGAGCCGGGTAGCGGTGGCGGCGAGGCGCGCGAGCTGGAGATCCGCGAAGACGACGTGCTCCAGCCGGTCGCGGGCATCCTCGACGTGCTGGACAACTACGCCTTCGTCCGGACCTCGGGCTACCTGGCCGGACCGAACGACGTCTACGTCTCGATGAACCTGGTCCGCAAGAACGGCCTGCGCCGCGGTGACGCGATCACCGGTGCGGTGCGCGCCCCGCGCGACGGCGAGCAGAGCAACCAGCGGCAGAAGTTCGATCCGCTGGTGCGTCTCGACACGGTCAACGGTGGTGAGGTCGAGGCGGCCAAGCGGCGCCCCGAGTTCAGCAAGCTCACCCCGCTGTACCCGAACCAGCGACTGCGCCTGGAAACTCAGCCCAACAAGCTGACGACCCGCGTCATCGACCTGATCATGCCGATCGGTAAGGGCCAGCGCGCCCTGATCGTCTCGCCGCCGAAGGCCGGTAAGACGACGATCATGCAGGACATCGCCAACGCCATCGCCATCAACAACCCCGAGGTCTACCTCATGGTTGTGCTGGTCGACGAGCGGCCGGAAGAGGTCACCGACATGCAGCGTTCGGTGAAGGGTGAGGTCATCGCCTCGACCTTCGACCGTCCGCCGTCAGACCACACCTCGGTCGCCGAACTCGCCATCGAGCGGGCCAAGCGGCTGGTGGAAATGGGCAAAGACGTTGTGGTGCTGCTCGACTCGATCACTCGACTGGGTCGCGCGTACAACAACTCCTCGCCCGCTTCGGGTCGAATCCTTTCCGGTGGTGTCGATTCCACCGCGCTGTACCCGCCCAAGCGGTTCCTCGGCGCGGCCCGCAACATCGAGAACGGTGGCTCGCTCACCATCATCGCCACCGCCATGGTGGAGACCGGTTCGACCGGTGACACGGTGATCTTCGAGGAATTCAAGGGTACCGGCAACGCGGAGCTCAAGCTGGACCGCAAGATCGCGGAACGGCGCGTGTTCCCCGCGGTGGACGTCAACCCGTCCGGCACTCGTAAGGACGAGCTACTGCTCAACCCCGACGAGGCGGCGGTGCTGCACAAGCTGCGCCGCGTATTGTCCGGCCTGGACTCGCACCAGGCGATCGATCTGCTGATCGACCGCCTGAAGAAATCCAAGAACAACCTCGAGTTCCTGATGCAGGTGAGCAAGACCGCGCCTGGCGCACTGGACGAGTAA
- the rpmE gene encoding 50S ribosomal protein L31 — MKAGIHPTYVDTTVVCGCGNTFQTRSTKESGHINVEVCSQCHPFYTGKQKILDTGGRVARFEARYGKRAGKKADADETAAK; from the coding sequence ATGAAGGCAGGAATCCACCCGACGTATGTCGACACCACGGTCGTCTGTGGTTGCGGCAATACGTTCCAGACTCGCAGCACCAAGGAGTCGGGACACATCAACGTCGAGGTCTGCTCGCAGTGCCACCCGTTCTACACCGGCAAGCAGAAGATCCTCGACACCGGCGGCCGCGTGGCCCGCTTCGAGGCCCGCTACGGCAAGCGTGCCGGCAAGAAGGCGGACGCGGACGAAACCGCAGCCAAGTAG